In the Paenibacillus sp. FSL H7-0357 genome, one interval contains:
- a CDS encoding amino acid ABC transporter permease, with product MDFTGAYSIDNLKFLLDGLYITLIVAFVSIILSFVIGCIMGVIRYSEVPVLSPVMFVLVELIRNLPLLLIIFFIRFALPEVGIKLGLITAAIAALTIFEAAMIAEIVRGGLTSIDKGQIEAARSSGLSNFQTLWHIVLPQGLRRMVPPLVSQFISLLKDTSLAVVISLPELMHNAGIVIGHGYSYAIPTLLLVALIYFAVNFLLSILSRRLENKVV from the coding sequence TTGGATTTTACCGGCGCATACTCCATTGATAATTTAAAGTTTCTGCTGGATGGGCTGTATATTACGCTCATCGTGGCTTTTGTATCGATCATCCTGAGCTTTGTCATTGGCTGTATTATGGGAGTGATCCGTTATTCGGAAGTGCCGGTATTGTCGCCGGTAATGTTCGTACTGGTGGAGCTGATCCGTAATCTGCCGCTGCTGCTGATTATTTTCTTCATCCGTTTTGCGCTGCCGGAGGTGGGGATCAAGCTGGGATTGATCACGGCGGCTATTGCCGCATTAACGATATTTGAAGCTGCAATGATTGCTGAGATTGTGCGCGGCGGATTAACCTCGATTGACAAGGGGCAAATTGAAGCGGCGCGATCCTCCGGACTCAGCAATTTCCAGACCTTATGGCATATAGTGCTGCCTCAAGGATTGCGGCGTATGGTTCCGCCTCTGGTAAGCCAATTCATCTCACTGCTAAAAGATACCTCGCTCGCAGTTGTGATCTCTTTGCCGGAGCTGATGCATAACGCCGGGATTGTCATCGGGCACGGCTACAGCTACGCAATTCCTACGTTGCTGCTCGTAGCACTGATTTACTTTGCAGTCAATTTCCTGCTGTCGATCCTCTCGCGAAGATTGGAGAATAAAGTGGTCTGA